From a region of the Acidobacteriota bacterium genome:
- a CDS encoding D-sedoheptulose 7-phosphate isomerase, translated as MKIDLWNTVLDAHRALLDQVRESLFPHCELLVGVLVDTMKSGRKLLVMGNGGSAADAQHIATEFVVRLQGDRGPLPAIALTTDTSTLTAAGNDYGFEEIFARQVQALAREGDVVIGISTSGNSENVLRGLKAARALGAVTAALTGGDGGKLRDLADHVIVVPSRSTARIQEMHILIGHLLVGAVEQDLGMVAENHDH; from the coding sequence ATGAAGATCGACCTGTGGAACACTGTCTTGGATGCTCATCGAGCCCTGCTCGATCAGGTCCGGGAGTCGCTTTTTCCCCACTGCGAACTGCTGGTTGGCGTCCTCGTCGATACAATGAAGAGCGGCCGCAAGTTGCTGGTGATGGGCAACGGGGGCAGCGCGGCGGATGCCCAGCACATTGCCACCGAGTTCGTCGTCCGCCTGCAAGGCGACAGAGGTCCGCTGCCCGCCATCGCCTTGACAACCGATACCTCGACCTTGACGGCGGCAGGGAATGACTACGGCTTCGAGGAGATCTTCGCCAGGCAGGTCCAGGCCCTGGCCCGGGAAGGAGACGTGGTGATCGGGATCTCCACTTCCGGAAACAGCGAGAACGTTCTGAGAGGCCTAAAGGCGGCGCGCGCGCTGGGGGCCGTGACGGCTGCTCTGACCGGAGGCGATGGGGGCAAGTTGAGAGACTTGGCCGATCATGTCATCGTTGTACCCTCCCGCTCAACCGCCAGGATTCAAGAAATGCACATCCTGATCGGGCATCTCTTGGTGGGGGCCGTTGAGCAGGATCTGGGGATGGTTGCCGAGAACCATGACCATTGA
- the prsK gene encoding XrtA/PEP-CTERM system histidine kinase PrsK — translation MTIELSAALAASILSALLGAAALWLRRGSHLHQLFALGMLTFAVERTVLFLSMRSSDGTGITPLMQVGLAALALSPPLWLAFTLTFGQPEGRHRLGRGWLATLVISAAAALALLFQPGFFAAVPIFEPPHNWIIPIGFAGEVYHLILLVTSTLVIAALERTLVSTTGHARWRLKFLVLGLVGIFACRIFTASNALFYAQIDTQIEVVNSLVMMLAAVLILVGMRRSGALELDLYVSHAMLHRSIAILAVGIYLMAVALAVHLASFFDKVPHLDTILILVTLLALLAALLSDRLRLSLRRFVSRHFKRPLYDYREVWRNFTLRTAALVDRRELSRTAVKMLSETLEAHAVTIWVVSSGAARVSMDASTALTQSAGQDCTSQREPFEKLLTGVAAEEEGLDLMESSAPWCKELRQTHGDFLKEAMIRYCFPLRAQGDFLGILTVEGRVSDRPLTIEDHDLLQVICDQAAAQMLNMELSDRLRRAKEMEVFQNMSAFFIHDLKNLVSRLSLTADNLPRYFDNPEFRQDAIRVMQRSVDKIKNFCSRLSTLQKWGAAREKVDLNALLSGIAGELEGSLQVKLETDFSPLPPVILDVEQMHSVASNLLINAAQASARGSQVVLTSRLLNGVVEFAVSDQGCGMSREFIESRLFRPFQTTKKDGMGIGLYQSKLIVEAHKGHMEVESREGRGTTIRVQLPAAEERE, via the coding sequence ATGACCATTGAATTGAGCGCCGCTTTGGCGGCATCCATTTTATCGGCTCTGCTGGGCGCAGCCGCACTGTGGCTTCGGCGAGGCTCACACCTGCACCAGCTCTTCGCGCTGGGGATGTTGACCTTCGCCGTGGAGCGGACCGTCCTCTTCCTGAGCATGCGCTCGTCGGACGGGACCGGGATTACCCCGCTCATGCAGGTGGGTCTGGCGGCTCTGGCCCTGTCGCCGCCCCTTTGGCTGGCTTTCACGCTGACCTTCGGACAGCCGGAAGGAAGGCACCGACTGGGACGCGGATGGTTGGCCACGCTGGTCATCTCCGCTGCCGCGGCGCTGGCTTTGCTCTTTCAGCCGGGATTCTTCGCTGCCGTCCCCATCTTTGAGCCCCCCCACAACTGGATCATTCCCATCGGCTTCGCCGGAGAGGTCTACCACCTCATCTTGCTGGTGACTTCCACTCTGGTCATCGCCGCCTTGGAACGGACCCTGGTCTCCACCACGGGTCACGCCCGTTGGCGGCTCAAGTTCCTGGTGCTGGGATTGGTGGGCATCTTCGCCTGCCGGATTTTTACCGCCTCCAACGCGCTCTTTTACGCCCAGATCGACACCCAAATCGAGGTGGTCAACAGCCTTGTGATGATGCTGGCTGCCGTCCTCATTCTGGTAGGCATGCGGCGCAGCGGGGCCCTGGAACTTGATCTCTACGTCTCCCACGCCATGCTTCATCGCTCCATCGCCATACTGGCGGTGGGAATCTACCTCATGGCGGTGGCCCTGGCCGTTCACCTGGCCAGCTTCTTCGACAAGGTTCCTCATCTCGACACCATCCTCATCCTCGTCACCCTGCTGGCGCTCCTGGCGGCTCTCCTTTCCGACCGCTTGCGCCTCAGCCTGCGCCGCTTCGTCAGCCGCCATTTCAAGCGTCCGCTCTACGATTACCGTGAGGTATGGCGGAACTTCACCCTGCGCACCGCCGCACTGGTCGACCGCCGAGAACTCAGCCGCACCGCGGTCAAGATGCTCTCCGAGACGCTGGAAGCCCACGCCGTGACCATCTGGGTGGTTTCCTCGGGCGCCGCCCGCGTCAGCATGGACGCATCCACCGCCTTGACCCAGTCGGCGGGACAAGATTGCACCTCTCAGCGGGAGCCCTTCGAGAAATTGTTGACGGGCGTGGCGGCCGAAGAAGAGGGCTTGGATCTGATGGAGAGCTCCGCGCCATGGTGCAAGGAGCTTCGCCAAACTCACGGCGACTTCCTCAAAGAGGCCATGATCCGCTATTGCTTCCCGCTGCGGGCCCAGGGTGATTTTTTGGGGATCCTGACCGTTGAGGGGCGGGTGAGTGATCGTCCGCTGACGATTGAGGACCACGATTTGCTTCAGGTCATCTGCGACCAGGCCGCCGCTCAAATGCTCAATATGGAGCTCTCCGACCGTCTGCGCCGGGCCAAGGAGATGGAAGTCTTCCAGAACATGTCGGCCTTCTTCATCCACGATCTGAAGAATCTGGTCTCGCGCCTCTCCCTGACGGCTGACAACCTCCCCAGGTATTTCGACAATCCCGAGTTCCGCCAGGACGCCATCCGCGTCATGCAGCGCAGTGTCGACAAGATAAAGAACTTCTGCAGCCGCCTTTCCACCCTGCAGAAATGGGGCGCGGCCCGCGAGAAGGTCGATCTTAACGCCCTGCTGTCCGGTATCGCCGGCGAGTTGGAAGGATCCCTTCAAGTTAAGCTTGAGACCGATTTTTCCCCCTTGCCTCCAGTGATTCTGGATGTTGAGCAGATGCATTCGGTCGCCAGCAATCTGCTCATCAATGCCGCTCAGGCTTCGGCTCGAGGGAGCCAGGTGGTCCTGACCAGCCGGCTGCTCAACGGGGTTGTCGAGTTCGCCGTCAGCGATCAAGGATGCGGGATGTCGAGGGAATTCATCGAGAGTCGCTTGTTTAGGCCCTTTCAAACCACTAAGAAAGACGGCATGGGCATCGGTCTTTATCAAAGCAAGTTGATCGTCGAGGCCCACAAGGGCCATATGGAAGTGGAAAGCCGGGAAGGGAGGGGAACCACCATACGGGTGCAGCTCCCCGCGGCCGAGGAGAGAGAATGA